In a genomic window of Halobiforma lacisalsi AJ5:
- a CDS encoding DUF4040 domain-containing protein yields MSAFAYALAVFILASAVATALFRDVLSTIIVFGAYSLGMAILYTFLLAPDVAMTEAAIGAGVTTLLLLLTIARTARPSTDHLFERVDVPAVVAVGALVVVLTATVLPEMYELGSTTTPVWSNEDVTQHYIENTYEQTGIHNAVSAVLAAYRGFDTFGEAVVVFAAGISTLLALNREVFA; encoded by the coding sequence ATGAGCGCGTTCGCCTACGCGCTTGCGGTGTTCATCCTGGCGTCGGCGGTCGCCACGGCCCTGTTCCGTGACGTGCTCTCGACGATCATCGTCTTCGGCGCGTACAGCCTGGGGATGGCGATCCTCTATACGTTCCTGCTAGCCCCGGACGTCGCGATGACCGAGGCCGCGATCGGCGCCGGCGTGACGACGCTGTTGCTGTTGCTGACCATCGCGCGGACGGCCAGACCGTCGACGGACCACCTGTTCGAGCGGGTCGACGTGCCGGCGGTCGTCGCGGTCGGCGCGCTCGTCGTCGTCCTCACGGCCACCGTACTGCCCGAGATGTACGAACTCGGGAGCACTACGACTCCGGTCTGGTCGAACGAGGACGTGACCCAGCACTACATCGAGAACACGTACGAACAGACCGGTATCCACAACGCCGTCTCGGCGGTGCTCGCCGCCTACCGTGGGTTCGACACCTTCGGCGAGGCGGTCGTCGTCTTCGCCGCGGGCATCTCGACGCTGCTCGCGCTGAACCGGGAGGTGTTCGCCTAA
- the allB gene encoding allantoinase AllB yields the protein MTVDLVVRNCTVVTPAGRTPDAGVAVEDGTIVAVGRSDRLPDADRVVDGEGRVLVPGIVDCHIHNREPGLEYKEDWESATRAAAAGGLTTVVGMPNTDPVIDSADRLELKYDRGEAAAHVDFQSYAVVTSENLDEIPALSDAGVLGYKVFLGSTVGDVPPPSDGEILEAMERIRETGKRLGFHEENGEIIDYYTEKFKEESRNDPIDHSHSRPVIAEQEAVERMITFAEETGAKIHMFHVSSGSAAEAVARGKDRGVDVTAETTPHYLWFTEDVMREKGNPARIQPPIRDADERERLWEVGIEGGAIDCFATDHAPHTPEEKKVDDPFGNTWDATSGFVGLETEVPVMLSFVNEGRFTLEEWVRRHSMRPAQVWGMYPQKGSLQVGTDADFTIVDPDEEWTLEDSSALHSKNCVTPFVGESFTGKAVATVVRGEVVYEDGDVVGESGYGTRVEVDDDSAT from the coding sequence ATGACCGTCGATCTCGTCGTGCGGAACTGTACCGTGGTCACCCCCGCAGGCCGAACGCCGGACGCGGGCGTCGCCGTCGAGGACGGCACCATCGTTGCCGTCGGCCGAAGCGACCGGTTGCCCGACGCCGATCGCGTCGTCGATGGCGAGGGCCGTGTACTCGTCCCCGGTATCGTCGACTGTCACATCCACAACCGCGAGCCGGGCCTCGAGTACAAGGAGGACTGGGAGTCGGCCACCCGCGCCGCAGCGGCCGGCGGCCTGACGACCGTCGTCGGGATGCCCAACACCGACCCCGTCATCGACAGCGCCGACCGCCTCGAACTGAAGTACGACCGCGGCGAGGCCGCTGCCCACGTCGACTTTCAGAGCTACGCGGTCGTCACCTCGGAGAACCTCGACGAGATCCCGGCGCTTTCCGACGCCGGCGTCCTCGGCTACAAGGTCTTCCTCGGCTCGACGGTCGGGGACGTGCCGCCGCCGAGCGACGGGGAGATCCTCGAGGCGATGGAGCGCATCCGGGAGACGGGGAAGCGACTCGGCTTCCACGAGGAAAACGGCGAGATCATCGATTACTATACGGAGAAGTTCAAGGAAGAGAGCCGGAACGATCCTATCGATCACTCCCACTCCCGGCCCGTGATCGCCGAGCAGGAGGCCGTCGAGCGGATGATCACCTTCGCCGAGGAGACCGGCGCGAAGATCCACATGTTCCACGTCTCCTCGGGGTCGGCGGCCGAGGCCGTCGCCCGCGGGAAGGACCGCGGCGTGGACGTGACCGCCGAGACGACGCCTCACTACCTCTGGTTCACCGAGGACGTCATGCGCGAAAAAGGGAATCCGGCGCGGATCCAGCCGCCGATCCGGGACGCCGACGAACGGGAGCGGCTCTGGGAGGTCGGGATCGAGGGGGGTGCGATCGACTGCTTCGCGACCGATCACGCACCCCACACCCCCGAGGAGAAGAAGGTCGACGATCCCTTCGGGAACACCTGGGACGCGACCTCGGGCTTCGTCGGTCTCGAGACCGAAGTTCCGGTGATGCTGTCGTTCGTAAACGAGGGCCGGTTCACCCTCGAGGAGTGGGTCCGCCGCCACTCGATGCGGCCCGCTCAGGTCTGGGGCATGTACCCGCAGAAGGGATCGCTGCAGGTCGGGACCGACGCCGACTTCACGATCGTGGACCCCGACGAGGAGTGGACGCTCGAGGATAGTTCGGCGTTGCACTCGAAGAACTGCGTGACGCCGTTCGTCGGGGAGTCGTTCACCGGCAAGGCCGTTGCGACGGTGGTTCGTGGTGAGGTGGTGTACGAGGACGGCGACGTGGTCGGTGAGAGTGGGTACGGGACTCGAGTCGAGGTAGACGACGATTCAGCGACCTGA
- a CDS encoding monovalent cation/H+ antiporter subunit D family protein has translation MSSVELLPDVLSGIVDLVPVLLIVTPILMAAAPVALGLRFDRTGWTVAAITAVGLVAGALALAAEVYTRGAVIHNLGGYPRTYGIELVADEFSTAIVVLVATISAGVLAYTRRGGPRGNTFYSAYLLLTGGLLGISLTGDVFNLFVFLEISSLATYALIASGDGPESAVAALKYLILGTIGASIYLTGVAFLFMATGTLNMAELALAIPEAEAQVLVRAAFAFIFVGFALKVAQWPLHTWQPSAYQHAPDGVTPLVAALVSTASAYALGRVMYTVFGPDFLTSTPYLTEIVVTVGTVSILAGSTLAVIQRDVKRMLAFSSVSQFGLIVAAYGLVNETAFVGATIHLVGHGLMKAGLFAAVGLVSVSYGARTVDEYAGLANNRPVAAGGTAALLIALVGVPPAVGFVGKWYIGLGAVRAEQWPVAAVIFLSTMLTLAYTARLIEKMYFTPASPLEAAHPSEPVAADGGDGDGSSPLDRGVPGAVSVGMVALVVVAAVGAIALGFAGGAFFELLDPFVSEVFN, from the coding sequence ATGAGTAGCGTCGAACTGCTCCCGGACGTTCTCTCCGGGATCGTCGACCTCGTTCCGGTCCTGCTGATCGTCACGCCGATCCTCATGGCCGCCGCTCCGGTCGCGCTCGGTCTGCGGTTCGACCGGACCGGCTGGACAGTCGCCGCGATTACCGCCGTCGGACTGGTCGCCGGCGCCCTCGCGCTCGCGGCCGAGGTCTACACGCGCGGCGCGGTGATCCACAACCTCGGCGGCTATCCGCGGACCTACGGGATCGAACTCGTCGCCGACGAGTTCTCCACGGCCATCGTCGTCCTCGTCGCGACGATTTCGGCGGGCGTGCTCGCGTACACCCGCCGCGGCGGCCCGCGCGGGAACACCTTCTACAGCGCCTACCTGCTGTTGACCGGCGGCCTGCTCGGTATCTCGCTGACCGGCGACGTGTTCAACCTGTTCGTCTTCCTCGAGATCTCGAGTCTCGCGACCTACGCCCTGATCGCCAGCGGGGACGGCCCGGAGTCGGCAGTCGCGGCCCTGAAGTACCTCATCCTGGGGACGATCGGGGCCTCGATCTACCTGACCGGCGTCGCCTTTCTCTTCATGGCGACAGGGACGCTGAACATGGCCGAACTCGCACTGGCGATCCCCGAAGCAGAAGCGCAGGTGCTGGTTCGGGCCGCGTTCGCGTTCATCTTCGTCGGCTTCGCGCTGAAGGTCGCCCAGTGGCCGTTACACACCTGGCAGCCCAGCGCCTACCAGCACGCACCCGACGGCGTGACGCCGCTGGTCGCCGCGCTCGTATCGACCGCCTCGGCGTACGCGCTCGGGCGCGTGATGTACACCGTGTTCGGTCCCGACTTCCTCACGTCGACACCCTATCTCACAGAGATCGTCGTCACCGTCGGGACGGTGTCGATCCTGGCCGGCAGCACCCTCGCGGTGATCCAGCGGGACGTCAAGCGGATGCTCGCGTTCTCTTCCGTCTCGCAGTTCGGGCTGATCGTGGCCGCTTACGGCCTCGTCAACGAGACCGCCTTCGTCGGTGCGACCATCCACCTCGTCGGCCACGGGCTGATGAAGGCCGGCCTGTTCGCCGCGGTCGGCCTCGTCTCGGTCAGTTATGGCGCCCGGACCGTCGACGAGTACGCGGGCCTGGCGAACAACCGACCCGTCGCCGCCGGGGGGACGGCCGCCCTGCTGATCGCGCTCGTCGGCGTCCCGCCAGCGGTCGGCTTCGTCGGCAAGTGGTACATCGGCCTCGGGGCCGTCCGGGCCGAACAGTGGCCCGTCGCAGCCGTCATCTTCCTCAGCACGATGTTGACGCTTGCCTACACCGCCAGACTGATCGAGAAGATGTACTTCACGCCGGCGAGTCCGCTCGAGGCGGCCCACCCCTCCGAGCCCGTCGCGGCGGACGGCGGGGACGGCGACGGCTCCTCGCCGCTCGACAGGGGTGTGCCGGGCGCGGTCTCCGTCGGGATGGTCGCGCTGGTCGTCGTCGCCGCGGTCGGCGCGATCGCGCTCGGCTTCGCCGGCGGCGCGTTCTTCGAACTGCTGGATCCGTTCGTCTCGGAGGTGTTTAACTGA
- a CDS encoding monovalent cation/H+ antiporter subunit E, producing MAANRVLVPLSDTVTVRQTVDYAIRSGLEDADELECHLVVALPYDEEMPEGRTQADEAEELLSRARNWAEEDAGDAEVRIETAALGTDEYLFGPRDYAEIFASYARDREIDRIVLDPEYQPGVTARILQPLERELDRRGVSYDEAPVDRPARHGRLVTGGQRFDQLFATFWISFGFYLVLGDPFYWFDIVTGVAVAGIVSATLAQVTFSFPLDRVRSPIRVGRFILYIPYLLWEIVRANIAVSAVILRPSMPIEPTLTRVNARVRSGLPLTALANSITLTPGTLTVRADDQRLLVHTLIPSAREDLFDGGLEKAIRFVFYGREAAGAIASPRERDDADVVGGDEL from the coding sequence GTGGCGGCTAACCGAGTGCTCGTACCGCTGTCGGACACGGTGACTGTTCGGCAGACGGTCGACTACGCCATCCGGTCCGGCCTCGAGGACGCCGACGAACTCGAGTGTCATCTGGTGGTCGCGCTCCCGTACGACGAGGAGATGCCCGAGGGGCGCACCCAGGCCGACGAGGCCGAGGAACTGCTCTCCCGGGCTCGCAACTGGGCCGAGGAAGACGCCGGCGACGCCGAGGTACGGATCGAAACGGCGGCGCTTGGCACCGACGAATACCTCTTCGGACCGCGGGACTACGCGGAGATCTTCGCGTCTTACGCCAGGGACCGCGAAATCGACAGGATCGTGCTCGATCCGGAATACCAGCCCGGGGTTACCGCACGGATACTCCAGCCACTCGAGCGCGAACTCGACCGCCGGGGGGTCTCGTACGACGAAGCACCGGTCGACCGACCGGCACGACACGGGCGACTGGTCACGGGCGGACAGCGGTTCGACCAGCTGTTCGCGACGTTCTGGATCTCCTTTGGCTTCTATCTCGTATTGGGGGATCCGTTCTACTGGTTCGACATCGTGACCGGCGTCGCGGTCGCTGGGATCGTCTCGGCGACACTCGCACAGGTCACGTTCTCGTTCCCGCTGGACCGCGTGCGGTCGCCGATCCGTGTCGGTCGGTTCATTCTGTACATCCCGTACTTGCTCTGGGAGATCGTCAGGGCGAACATCGCGGTGTCGGCCGTGATCCTCCGTCCGTCGATGCCGATAGAGCCGACGCTGACGCGGGTCAACGCCCGCGTCCGCAGCGGACTCCCACTGACTGCGCTGGCAAACAGCATCACGCTCACGCCGGGGACGCTGACCGTCCGCGCCGACGATCAGCGACTGCTGGTCCACACGCTGATCCCGTCCGCTCGCGAGGACCTCTTCGATGGCGGCCTCGAGAAGGCGATCCGGTTCGTCTTCTACGGTCGGGAAGCGGCGGGCGCGATCGCCTCACCGCGGGAGCGCGACGACGCGGACGTCGTCGGAGGTGACGAACTGTGA
- the mnhG gene encoding monovalent cation/H(+) antiporter subunit G, producing MIETLRFWAAVVLLGLGVFFTFVSTVGILRLPDIYSRAHTASQTDTLGAGFALAGVALAFGWRHVTVYTVLLLFFVFVTNPTAAHAIARSAAETGVEPLLANEGEETDAETVADGGEKR from the coding sequence GTGATCGAAACGCTGCGGTTCTGGGCGGCCGTCGTCCTGCTCGGACTCGGCGTGTTCTTCACGTTCGTCTCGACGGTTGGCATCCTCCGGCTGCCGGACATCTATTCGCGGGCACACACCGCCTCGCAGACGGACACGCTCGGGGCCGGGTTCGCTCTCGCCGGGGTCGCCCTGGCCTTCGGCTGGCGCCACGTGACGGTCTACACCGTCCTGTTGCTGTTTTTCGTGTTCGTCACGAACCCGACCGCAGCCCACGCGATCGCCCGCTCCGCGGCGGAGACGGGGGTCGAACCGCTGCTGGCGAACGAAGGCGAGGAGACCGATGCCGAGACCGTCGCCGACGGGGGTGAGAAGCGATGA
- a CDS encoding cation:proton antiporter subunit C, with amino-acid sequence MIDLLATQYAYVLLFVLFGIGIYMVIANENLVKKLIGVSLFQSAIFLFFIAMAYVEGGSAPIVPADGPVASPLPQVIVLTAIVVGIAMTAVGLALVIRIYSEYGTLREDTLREVRADE; translated from the coding sequence ATGATTGATCTACTCGCGACGCAGTACGCCTACGTCCTGCTGTTCGTCCTGTTCGGAATCGGGATCTACATGGTTATCGCAAACGAGAACCTCGTCAAGAAGCTGATCGGCGTCAGTCTCTTCCAGTCGGCGATCTTCCTGTTTTTCATCGCCATGGCCTACGTCGAGGGCGGGTCGGCACCGATCGTGCCCGCCGACGGGCCGGTCGCCAGTCCGCTGCCGCAGGTCATCGTGCTGACCGCCATCGTCGTCGGCATCGCCATGACGGCGGTCGGCCTGGCGCTCGTCATCCGCATCTACTCGGAGTACGGAACGCTCCGCGAAGACACGCTCAGGGAGGTGCGCGCCGATGAGTAG
- a CDS encoding thiolase family protein — translation MARNADADADTDVVLVDGARTPHGTLLGSLADVDAVELARTAIDGLLERAPVDGGDVDWVGLGNAIQAGIGQVPGRQAVVESGLPNATQTTTVNEASGSGLRAITLAADRIDAGRADLAVAGGFESMTNAPWILPDYRKGRRHGDVRIKDSMILDSLWDRNLDVHMGEITERLVDREGISREAQDEYALESHRLAAEAIESGTFDEEIVPVETGDEHVGQDEGPRPDSTLEDLAELPTSFREEGTITPGNASKLSDGAGTVLLADAETADERGLEPMARLVDYDLVYRDPDEFNEAVGDVVAGLLERNDLAVADVDAYWINEAFAAQSVYVMERLGIPRERMNPLGGAVAFGHPIGGSGGMLATSLAYQFQREDAERGMVGMSVGGGGAIMALLEEPSL, via the coding sequence ATGGCACGGAACGCCGACGCTGACGCCGATACCGACGTCGTGCTGGTCGACGGCGCACGCACGCCCCACGGAACGTTGCTGGGATCGCTGGCGGACGTGGACGCCGTCGAACTCGCCCGCACGGCGATCGACGGACTCCTCGAGCGTGCCCCGGTCGACGGCGGCGACGTCGACTGGGTGGGCCTTGGCAACGCCATCCAGGCGGGAATCGGCCAGGTACCCGGTCGACAGGCCGTCGTCGAGTCCGGACTGCCGAACGCGACCCAGACCACGACGGTCAACGAGGCTTCCGGCTCCGGGCTCCGGGCGATCACGCTCGCGGCGGACCGGATCGACGCCGGTCGGGCGGACCTCGCGGTCGCCGGCGGCTTCGAGTCGATGACCAACGCCCCCTGGATCCTCCCCGACTACCGGAAAGGGCGACGTCACGGCGACGTTCGGATCAAGGACTCGATGATCCTCGACTCGCTGTGGGACCGAAACCTCGACGTCCACATGGGAGAGATCACCGAGCGACTGGTCGATCGCGAGGGTATCTCCCGCGAGGCCCAGGACGAGTACGCCCTCGAGAGCCATCGACTCGCGGCCGAAGCGATCGAGTCCGGCACGTTCGACGAGGAGATCGTGCCCGTCGAGACGGGGGACGAGCACGTCGGGCAGGACGAAGGGCCGCGTCCGGACTCGACGCTCGAGGACCTCGCCGAGTTGCCGACCTCGTTCCGCGAGGAGGGAACGATCACTCCGGGGAACGCCTCGAAGCTCAGCGACGGTGCGGGGACCGTGTTGCTCGCCGACGCCGAAACAGCGGACGAACGCGGCCTCGAGCCGATGGCACGGCTGGTCGACTACGACCTGGTCTACCGGGACCCCGACGAGTTCAACGAGGCCGTCGGGGACGTCGTCGCGGGACTGCTCGAGCGCAACGACCTCGCTGTCGCGGACGTCGACGCCTACTGGATCAACGAGGCCTTCGCCGCGCAGTCGGTGTACGTCATGGAACGGCTCGGGATCCCCCGCGAGCGGATGAACCCCCTGGGCGGCGCGGTCGCCTTCGGTCATCCGATCGGCGGCTCCGGTGGCATGCTCGCGACGAGCCTCGCGTACCAGTTCCAGCGCGAGGACGCCGAACGCGGCATGGTCGGCATGAGCGTCGGCGGCGGCGGGGCGATCATGGCGCTGCTCGAGGAGCCGTCGCTGTAG
- a CDS encoding MnhB domain-containing protein, which yields MSDANSRTDSYDDTYTESQVIMTSVKIIAPFTLTYGLFLVFHGANTPGGSFQGGTIVGVTVLMLAFAFGIDPTRRWLRDGVLVGLATGGVAIFTAVGLGMIALGGNFLEYDRLYYELGIKQKWGLEAIEIGGISLIVSSVIITLFFAMAAGFTPDRQNGARTETGAETPAERRGRGRGRGAGSSDTEVSDDD from the coding sequence ATGTCCGACGCTAACTCTCGAACCGATTCCTACGACGACACCTACACCGAGAGCCAGGTAATCATGACTTCCGTCAAGATCATCGCTCCTTTCACCCTCACGTACGGCCTCTTTCTGGTCTTTCACGGGGCCAACACGCCGGGCGGGAGCTTCCAGGGCGGGACGATCGTCGGCGTCACCGTGTTGATGCTAGCGTTCGCCTTCGGTATCGACCCAACCCGCCGCTGGCTACGGGACGGGGTGCTCGTAGGGCTCGCCACCGGCGGTGTCGCGATCTTTACCGCCGTCGGCCTCGGGATGATCGCGCTCGGCGGGAACTTCCTCGAGTACGACCGGCTGTACTACGAACTCGGGATCAAGCAGAAGTGGGGCCTCGAGGCGATCGAGATCGGCGGCATCTCGCTGATCGTCTCGTCGGTCATCATCACGCTGTTCTTCGCGATGGCGGCCGGATTTACCCCGGACCGGCAGAACGGAGCGAGAACCGAAACGGGTGCCGAAACGCCGGCCGAGCGACGCGGTCGCGGACGCGGACGCGGCGCTGGCAGTTCGGATACGGAGGTGAGCGACGATGATTGA
- a CDS encoding NAD-dependent epimerase/dehydratase family protein → MATPPIRDRTILVTGGAGFIGSHLVDALAPDNDVRVLDDFSSGRRGNLPDDDDGDVDIDVYDGDVGDPDLLRRAASGADLIFHQAAIVSVTQSVDEPWESNRTNLDAGLLVLEQARREDARVVLASSAAIYGHPDELPVSETATTEPTSPYGIQKLALDGYARRYEELYDLPTVALRYFNVYGPRQQGPYSGVISTFLEQASAGEPITIQGDGEQTRDFVHVTDVVRANLAAATTDAVGEAYNVGTGDRTSIRELAEIIREVTDSASPIVHTEPRPGDVRHSGADVSKARRDLGFESRVDLRAGIHSLVDGGRRGTEPGSGEFVLSDGGNTDLTD, encoded by the coding sequence ATGGCTACGCCACCGATCCGTGACCGGACGATACTCGTCACCGGCGGTGCCGGGTTCATTGGGAGCCACCTCGTGGACGCGCTCGCTCCGGACAACGACGTACGCGTGCTCGACGACTTCTCGAGCGGCCGTCGGGGAAACCTGCCCGACGACGATGACGGCGACGTCGACATCGACGTCTACGACGGCGACGTCGGTGATCCCGACCTGCTCCGGCGGGCCGCCAGCGGAGCCGATCTGATCTTCCACCAGGCCGCAATCGTCTCCGTCACGCAAAGCGTCGACGAGCCCTGGGAGAGCAACCGGACGAACCTCGACGCCGGCCTGCTCGTGCTCGAACAGGCCCGGCGGGAGGACGCACGGGTCGTCCTCGCCTCGAGTGCGGCGATCTATGGCCACCCCGACGAGCTTCCGGTCTCCGAGACGGCGACGACCGAACCGACTTCCCCTTACGGAATCCAGAAACTCGCCCTCGACGGGTACGCCCGTCGCTACGAGGAGTTGTACGATCTGCCGACCGTCGCCCTGCGGTACTTCAACGTCTACGGGCCACGCCAGCAGGGCCCCTACAGCGGCGTCATCTCGACGTTTCTGGAGCAAGCAAGCGCCGGCGAGCCGATCACGATCCAGGGGGACGGCGAGCAGACGCGCGACTTCGTCCACGTCACGGACGTCGTCAGGGCGAACCTCGCCGCGGCGACGACCGACGCCGTCGGCGAGGCCTACAACGTCGGGACCGGGGATCGAACCTCGATCCGGGAACTCGCCGAGATAATAAGAGAGGTGACCGATTCGGCCTCGCCGATCGTCCATACGGAGCCGCGACCGGGCGACGTTCGCCACAGCGGAGCCGACGTATCGAAAGCCCGGCGCGACCTCGGGTTCGAGTCACGGGTTGATCTCCGGGCCGGTATCCACTCGCTCGTCGACGGTGGGCGCCGTGGAACCGAACCGGGTTCCGGGGAATTCGTCCTCTCGGACGGGGGAAACACCGATCTTACCGACTGA
- a CDS encoding quinone-dependent dihydroorotate dehydrogenase has protein sequence MTLYSRVRPLAFKLPAETAHDLGKRTLRAAQSTRPTRAALSYAYGYDHPALEVDLFGETFPNPVGVAAGFDKNAEMTHALAALGFGFVEIGTVTPYPQEGNDRPRLFRLREDRGMINRMGFNGQGMERVKERLEEDGTPGVPLGVNVGKMNSSTADEAIEDYRRVFDRLSPFADYVVVNVSCPNTPEEFDESSPEHLERIFETLAAENDADVPILVKIGPDSPEESILELVDIVRELGVDGIVATNTSTTREGLESPEREEWGGLSGKPIADRSTAVIRAIAEHTDGELPIVGVGGVDSAESAYEKIRAGASLVQLYTGFIYGGPSTAKRINRGLAALLQRDGFSSVEDAVGADLELE, from the coding sequence ATGACGCTGTACTCGCGGGTTCGTCCACTCGCGTTCAAACTGCCGGCCGAGACCGCCCACGATCTCGGCAAGCGGACGCTCCGGGCGGCCCAGTCCACGCGACCGACCAGAGCGGCGCTGTCGTACGCCTACGGCTACGACCACCCCGCCCTCGAGGTCGACCTGTTCGGCGAGACGTTCCCGAACCCAGTCGGCGTGGCCGCCGGGTTCGACAAGAACGCCGAAATGACCCACGCGCTGGCCGCGCTGGGCTTTGGCTTCGTCGAGATCGGGACCGTCACGCCGTACCCCCAGGAGGGAAACGATCGCCCCCGACTGTTCCGCCTGCGGGAGGACCGCGGGATGATAAACCGGATGGGCTTCAACGGCCAGGGGATGGAGCGCGTTAAGGAACGCCTCGAGGAAGACGGCACGCCCGGCGTCCCGCTCGGGGTCAACGTCGGGAAAATGAACTCCTCGACGGCCGACGAGGCCATCGAGGACTACCGGCGCGTCTTCGATCGCCTCTCGCCCTTTGCCGACTACGTCGTCGTCAACGTCTCCTGTCCCAACACCCCAGAGGAGTTCGACGAATCCTCGCCCGAACACCTCGAGCGGATCTTCGAGACGCTCGCGGCCGAAAACGACGCGGACGTGCCGATCCTCGTGAAGATCGGTCCCGACTCGCCCGAGGAGTCGATCCTCGAACTCGTCGACATCGTGCGCGAGTTGGGTGTCGACGGCATCGTCGCCACGAATACCTCGACGACCCGCGAGGGCCTCGAGTCGCCCGAGCGTGAGGAGTGGGGTGGACTGAGTGGGAAGCCGATCGCGGACCGGTCGACCGCCGTGATCCGGGCGATCGCCGAGCATACCGACGGCGAGTTGCCGATCGTCGGCGTCGGCGGGGTCGACTCCGCCGAGAGCGCCTACGAGAAGATCCGGGCGGGCGCGTCGCTCGTCCAACTGTATACCGGGTTCATCTACGGCGGCCCGTCGACGGCGAAACGTATCAACCGAGGACTGGCGGCGCTGCTCCAGCGAGACGGGTTCTCCTCGGTCGAGGACGCGGTCGGGGCGGATCTCGAGCTCGAGTAA
- a CDS encoding cation:proton antiporter, whose product MIPEPFALEEAFLVAAGLFVVLAIAMFYRAVVGPTTQDRLLAVNVLGTNTVVILALLAVALDQPWFLDVALIYALLNFLMSVAISKFTVERGGVL is encoded by the coding sequence GTGATCCCCGAACCGTTCGCCCTCGAGGAGGCGTTCCTCGTCGCAGCCGGCCTGTTCGTCGTGCTCGCGATCGCGATGTTCTACCGCGCGGTCGTCGGGCCGACGACCCAGGATCGACTGCTCGCCGTGAACGTGCTCGGCACCAACACGGTCGTCATTCTGGCGCTGCTGGCCGTCGCACTCGACCAGCCGTGGTTCCTCGACGTGGCGCTGATCTACGCCCTGCTGAACTTCCTGATGTCGGTCGCCATCTCGAAGTTCACCGTCGAACGAGGTGGTGTCCTGTGA